CTCCCTGCTCAGGTGGGCCAGAAACCAGAACTGGACCTGCAGACTGTGGTGCTGCTGGCCCAGTCGGCGAACGACGCGTTCGAACGTTGCGTGACCCTGGCGTTGCAAAAAACTCGGGCGACCACCGTGATGATCTCGCTGCACTGCGTCGACTCCGACGAGCTGAAAGTGGTGGCCGCCGCAGGCCAGCGCTCCTCCGAAGCGGTTGGGCGTCGCCTTCCCAGGGGCCAGGGCCTGAGCTGGCATGTCATCTCGACCGCAGCACCGTACCTGGTGGAAGAAACCCTGAACACCCGCGACGCCCACTTCGTGGGCGGACGACCCCGCTCGGGGATGTATCTGGGCGTGCCACTCCTGGCCCCTGATGGCCAGGTGCTCGGCGTCCTGTCTGCCGACACGACCGACAGCGACGAGATTCTGGGCGCCCCCGATGCGCAACTGCTGCTGGTACTAGGTCAGGCCGCTGGCGTCGCGTACGACCGCTGGAAAGCGCTGGAAGACGCGCAGCGCAGTGCCAGCCAGTATCAGCAGCTCGCGCACCTGTCAGCTCAGCTTGAAACCCTGACGCATCCAGATGACATTGCCCGCGAGGCGCTGGGCATGCTGCTGACCCTGAGCGAATTTAGTATCGGGGCGATGATGACCGTTGACGAGCACGGTCAGGTCCACCTGAGCATGATTCAGGGCACCGAGGACACGACTAAGGTCGCCGCCGCCCTTATGAACGTTCATGAGCCGCGCGGCCTGATCACCGAGATCCTCGCTGCAAACCGCAGCGTCGCAGTGGCTGACTACCGCGCCCATCCGGATTCATCGCCGGAACTGCTGCGCGTACGTTCCATCTTGGCCGCGCCGCTGCGGAGTGGCCAGCGCATTACCGGGCTCATCGGCGTATTGAAGATGGACACGCCACAACCCATTCCGGCAGAACTCGCTGCACTGCTCGACATGGTGGCGGCGCGGGTGGACCGGGCGCAGGAAAGGATCGCCACCTTCGAGCAGATGCGTCAGATGCGCGAGGCCGCGCTGCGCGCCGTAGGTCGGGTGCTTGAGGGCAGGGACGGAGAGACGTTCGGACACACTGACCGTGTCACGGCCCTGTCCCTGCGTCTCGGACAGGCACTGGGACTGGGTGAGGAGGCTTTGCAGCACCTGCGCTGGGGGGCATATCTGCACGACATTGGCAAGGTGACCCTGCGCGACGACATTCTGCGAAAGCCGGGGCCGCTGACCGCGCCTGAACGTGCCTTAATGCAACAGCACGTGGTCGCCGGCGATCATATTTTGCGCGACGAGATTTTCGTGCCGCGTGAGGTCCGGGCTGTTGTGCGCTCGCACCACGAACGCTGGGACGGCGCCGGCTACCCGGACGGCCTGTCTGGCGACACTATTCCCCTGCTGGCCCGGATTTTTAGTGTGGTTGACGTCTATGACGCACTGATCAGCACACGCCCCTACAAGCCTGCCTGGACCCACGCGCGGGCCATGGAGGAGTTGCGCCGGGGCGCCGGCAGTCAGTTCGACCCGCATGCGCTCGCCCACTTCGAAGCGCTGTTCGGTCAGGCCGGGGAAGACCATGACGGATAACGATGCGGCGGATCAGCGTCTGGTGGGGGGGCAGCCTGGCCCAGAGACCGCTGGTTCAGATTCGACCGGTTCGGAGCCGATGGATCAGGGTTTGACAGCCTCCGCCTCGATTGATCCGGCTCTCTCCAGCGTGGAGCGCCGCGCAAATACAACTGCCCTCCGGAATGAGCTGCACGCCCTTCTACTCCGGGCCACCGATCCCGACAGCACCGCCGCCGCGAAATCCCTGGCATACCGCGACGCCGCCTACCTTGCGCTGGATCTCAGAGACCTCAAGGCGGGCATGGAGCTTGCCCTGAACTGCCTGCACTGGGCGCGGACCAGCGGGGAAGGACCACTTCAGGTCAAGGCCCATGTGACGCTGGCGCTCGCCATGACAGAGTCCTACGACGACGCGGGCGCGCAGCGTGAGTTCCTGGCGGCGCTTATCCTGGCCGAGGAGATCGGCGATGCCCGGGGCGTGGCGCTGGTGGCCGTCAACGCCTCGCACTTCGAGTTGGAACGGCGCAACCACCGACAGGCCGCCCAGCACCTGATGGAATTGCTGAATTCCACCTCTGTGCAGGCGCTGCAGGAACCCGACGCCCGCCAGCTTTGGGAAACCTTCCATATCAATTTCGTGGTCGCTGTCTCGGAGACCCTGCTGGCAAACACGGAGCCCACCTTCCACGACGAGGCCACTCTGCGGGCGGCGAAAGATCAACTGGTCATCTCGTCAACCATCCTTGCCGCGGTGCTTAAGGAACGACAGAGCCTTACCTTGCTGGAGAAGGCAGCCATGCTCGACGCGTTGACCCGTCACGCCCTGTGGACCGGCGAACTGTTGGCAGCCCAGTCGCTGGCCGACGATCACGTTCGCCTCACGGGACACGCCGATTTTCCGTTGCTGTACGGCCGCGCTCTGCTCGACCGCAGCCGTGTGTTTGCTCAGAGCGGGGATCTGGAAAGCGCGGTTCGGGACGCCGGTCAGGCCGTCGGCTTTTTCCATGAAGCCGCTTCGGAGCTGTGGGAGACCCGTTCGCGAGAACAGCTGGCCGCCATCTATGCCCGCGCGGGGCGTTACCGTGAAGCCTTCGAGACCCAGCAGGAGGTGACCCGCGATATGGAGAACCTGTACCGGGGTTACCACCAGCAACGCGCCCTGGTCCGGCAGATCGCGCAGCAGGCACGTGAGGCTGAGGTGCGCGCCGAGGCGCTGGCCGAGGCGGCGCTGCGCGACCCGCTGACCGGCGCGCCCAACCGCACGCGGGCCATGCAAGTGCTGGCCGAACTGCACGTCCAGGCCCGGCAGGGCCGTCCGAGCGCCGTGGCCTTGCTCGACCTCGACTTGTTCAAACGAGTGAACGACACGTTCGGCCACCTGGTCGGGGATGCGGTGCTGACTGGAGTGACCCGCCTGCTGGGCGCCGAATTGCGTGAGCAGGATCTCCTGGCCCGGCTGGGCGGTGAGGAATTTATCGTGATCCTCTCAGACGTGACGGCGCAGGAGGCGGAAGTGGTGTGCCTCCGGCTGCGCGACGCGCTTCAGAACGCTTCCTGGGAGGCGCTGGCGCCCGGCCTGGTTACCACAGGCAGTTTCGGCGTGGCCGTGTTGGACGGCGTGCAAGACATCACGGGCGTGCTCACGACCGCTGATCGGGCACTCTACGCCGCGAAGGCTGCAGGCCGAAATACTGTGAGGGTGGCTACCAGACAGGCGGAGAGCGCCCGCGATCCGCAGCCCTGCCCATAAGGAAATCGCTGATGCAGCTGCTCTACTGACCTGCAGTTCGTTTGCGGCGATGAATCGGCAGGGCTTTCTGTCCTGAATTGGGAGACAGACAAGAGCAAGCCAGTTCCGGTGAGATGAGCGACACTGGAGTCAACAGATGACTTCTACCCCGCATCAGACCTTAAACGGACAAGTGTTGTTGCCCACCGGCAAATTCGTCTCGGCGCGTCTGGAGTTCGGCGACCAGATCACGGCCATCACTTCCGATCCTGGGACGCCCTCTCAGCGTCTGATCCTGCCTGGCTTCATCGACGCACATGTTCACGGCGGAGGCGGCGCAGACGCGATGGATGGCCCGGAGGCGGTCCGCAGGCTGGCCCGTTTCCACGCCGCGCACGGCACCACCACGCTGCTGCCCACCACCATTACCAATCCCTGGGAAAACGTGCTGGCCGCCCTGCGAGGCATTCGGCAGGTCATGGCCGAGGGAGGCGTGCCAGGAGGGGCGGATGTCGTCGGGGCGCATCTGGAGGGCCCGTTCATCAGTCCAGGGCGCCTGGGCGCGCAGCCGCCGAACACATTGGAGCCGCTGTCGCCGCTGATCGCAGAGGTGCTGGCGCTGGACGTGGTGCGGGCCGTAACCATCGCACCTGAATTGCCAGGGGCGCTGGACGCTTCGCTGGCGCTGGCACAAGCAGGCGCCCGTATTGGCGTGGGCCATACCCGGGCGGACGCCGATACCGTGACCGC
The genomic region above belongs to Deinococcus humi and contains:
- a CDS encoding GAF and HD-GYP domain-containing protein, encoding MTFEIQLPAQVGQKPELDLQTVVLLAQSANDAFERCVTLALQKTRATTVMISLHCVDSDELKVVAAAGQRSSEAVGRRLPRGQGLSWHVISTAAPYLVEETLNTRDAHFVGGRPRSGMYLGVPLLAPDGQVLGVLSADTTDSDEILGAPDAQLLLVLGQAAGVAYDRWKALEDAQRSASQYQQLAHLSAQLETLTHPDDIAREALGMLLTLSEFSIGAMMTVDEHGQVHLSMIQGTEDTTKVAAALMNVHEPRGLITEILAANRSVAVADYRAHPDSSPELLRVRSILAAPLRSGQRITGLIGVLKMDTPQPIPAELAALLDMVAARVDRAQERIATFEQMRQMREAALRAVGRVLEGRDGETFGHTDRVTALSLRLGQALGLGEEALQHLRWGAYLHDIGKVTLRDDILRKPGPLTAPERALMQQHVVAGDHILRDEIFVPREVRAVVRSHHERWDGAGYPDGLSGDTIPLLARIFSVVDVYDALISTRPYKPAWTHARAMEELRRGAGSQFDPHALAHFEALFGQAGEDHDG
- a CDS encoding GGDEF domain-containing protein; the encoded protein is MTDNDAADQRLVGGQPGPETAGSDSTGSEPMDQGLTASASIDPALSSVERRANTTALRNELHALLLRATDPDSTAAAKSLAYRDAAYLALDLRDLKAGMELALNCLHWARTSGEGPLQVKAHVTLALAMTESYDDAGAQREFLAALILAEEIGDARGVALVAVNASHFELERRNHRQAAQHLMELLNSTSVQALQEPDARQLWETFHINFVVAVSETLLANTEPTFHDEATLRAAKDQLVISSTILAAVLKERQSLTLLEKAAMLDALTRHALWTGELLAAQSLADDHVRLTGHADFPLLYGRALLDRSRVFAQSGDLESAVRDAGQAVGFFHEAASELWETRSREQLAAIYARAGRYREAFETQQEVTRDMENLYRGYHQQRALVRQIAQQAREAEVRAEALAEAALRDPLTGAPNRTRAMQVLAELHVQARQGRPSAVALLDLDLFKRVNDTFGHLVGDAVLTGVTRLLGAELREQDLLARLGGEEFIVILSDVTAQEAEVVCLRLRDALQNASWEALAPGLVTTGSFGVAVLDGVQDITGVLTTADRALYAAKAAGRNTVRVATRQAESARDPQPCP
- the nagA gene encoding N-acetylglucosamine-6-phosphate deacetylase, with amino-acid sequence MTSTPHQTLNGQVLLPTGKFVSARLEFGDQITAITSDPGTPSQRLILPGFIDAHVHGGGGADAMDGPEAVRRLARFHAAHGTTTLLPTTITNPWENVLAALRGIRQVMAEGGVPGGADVVGAHLEGPFISPGRLGAQPPNTLEPLSPLIAEVLALDVVRAVTIAPELPGALDASLALAQAGARIGVGHTRADADTVTAFLNALNAVGATTCATHLYNAMGGIEGRVPGPPAALLADAHAYLEVILDNIHVHPTSFRLACAAAAGRVTLITDAMRAAGLGDGESELGGQRVIVQNGRANLESGSLAGSLLTMDVALKNAVSAGIPLEEASRMLSETPARSLGLNDRGALKPDLRADLVVLDGDLNVLEVFVGGKRISARPETPGHPG